Below is a window of Mycolicibacterium chitae DNA.
GAGATGAAACCCCGCCTGCCGATGTTGGTGACCGCGCTCGCGCTGGTCGGCCTGCTCACGGCCTGCCAGCAGCCCGAGTCCCCCATCCTCAACGAGGAGGCCACCCCGATGGACCTTGCCGCCCTGCCGACGCTCAGGCAGACCCAGCAGCAGATGCTCGGCCTGATCGACGATGTGCGACAACGCATCTCGGAACAGGTGCCGGCTGCCGCGGCCTGGCACTGGAACCGGGAATGGGCGACCTCGGGCTGTCCGGGCGAGGTCGACGAGGGGCTCATGCTGTACTTCCCCAACCTGGTGACCACGCACAATCTGAGCACCGCGGAGTGGGATCGGGTTTTCCCGCTGGTCGAACGGCTCAGCGCGGCGGCCGGCCTGACCGAGGTGTCGCTGCCCGGCAACGCCGAGAACAACCACGACGCGCGCTTTTCCAGCGCCGACGGCCGTCAGTTGCTGCTGGGCGCCGCCGGCGCGACGGTGATCAGCGCGCGGATCTCCTGCCGCGAGATCCGCGACGAACCGATCCGGGTGGATGGCGAGATCCCGATGCCGCCGGATCCGCCGGCGCGGTGAGCGCTCAGCCCTCGGCGACCGCGCTCAGCACGTCGGCGGGGCGGGTCTGCGGTCCCAGCGTCAACCACCGGCCGGCCCAGTCGGCCGCGGCCAGTTCGGCATACACCGCGCCGGTGCGCTGCTGGAGTTCGTCGTCGCGCTCGTAGGCGTCGCGCTCCCGGCCCTGCTCGTTGCGGGCCCGATGCCGGGCGCGTTCGCCGGCCAGCTCCACCGAAACATCCAGCAGCAGTTGGAAATCCGGACGGGGTAGCCCGAATCGCTCGAACTCGAGCCGGTACACCCAGTCCGCGGCCGCGCCGTCGGCGCCCTGGCGCAGCCGCGCGGCGCTGTAGGCGGCGTTGGAGGCCACGTAGCGATCCAGCAGCACCACGTCATGGGTGCGGGTCAGCTCGGCGATGTGTTCGGCGGCGCCCGCGCGGTCGAGAGCGAACAGCATCGCCATCGCATACACCGAGTCGGCGAGGTCGCCGTGTTCGCCGTGCAGGGCCTCGGCGGCGACGTCGGCGTGCACGGACTGGCCGTAGCGGGGAAACGCCAACGTGGACACCGTTTTCCCGGCGGCCTGCCAGGCGCCGCGCAACCCTTCGGTCAGCGTGCGTTTGCCGGCACCGTCGAGACCCTCGATCACAATGAGCACGCCGCCGAGCCTAACCGGCCCCGGCTCAGCCCCCGGCGATGGCGCCGCTGCGCGCGTCGACGTCGATCTCGGCCTCCGAGCCGTCGGGCCGGACCAGTTCGATCTGCCAGACGATCACGTCGCGTTCGGTGTCGATCTGGATCTCGTCAACGGTGGCCCCCGGTTCGCGTTCCAGCGCGGTCTGCAGGGCGCGGGTCGCGTCGACCTGGGCGGCCTCGGCCTTGGCGACGTCGTCACCCGGATCGCCGGCCTGGCGCTGCCCGACCACCTCGGTGCCCGCCTCGTTGACGCGCACCTCGAACTCGTTGCCGTCGGAGGCCACCTCGATGTCGAAAACCCGTCGGCCGTCCTCGGTTTCGAGCTCCAGGTCGAAGGGCCGGCCGTTGGGCACGGCGCCGGCGGCGGTCTGCAGGGCCCGCTCGACCGCGTCGACCGGCGCCCCCTTGCCGGCCGGCGCGGCGACCGGCGAGGTGGTCTCGGCGGTGGTCATCTCGGCGGTGGCCATCCCCGGCGGCGAGGTGGTCTCGGCGGCGGGCGCGGTGGTGTTGGTCTGCTCCGGTGCCGCGTCCTCGGAACAGCCGCTCATCACAAGTGCGGCCGCGAGCAGGCTCAGCGCGGCCGGTCGTCCCCAGTGCCTCATCGTGTCCTGGTACCCACATTTGGCCCCGCGGACGCAGAATCGCCCAGATCCGGGCGGATCTGGGCGATTCTGTGTCTGCTCGGGGCGGATCAGTAGCGGTAGTGATCCGGCTTGTACGGGCCCTCGACGTCGACGCCGATGTACTCGGCCTGCTCCTTGGTGAGCTTGGTCAGTTCGCCGCCGAGCGCCTCGACGTGGATGCGGGCGACCTTCTCGTCGAGGTGCTTGGCCAGCCGGTACACCTCGTTGTCGTACTCGTCGTTCTTGGTCCACAGCTCGATCTGGGCGATCACCTGGTTCGAGAAGCTGTTGCTCATCACGAACGACGGATGGCCGGTGGCGTTGCCCAGGTTGAGCAGCCGGCCCTCGGACAGCACGATGATCGACTTGTCGCCGTCGAACTGCCACTCGTCGACCTGCGGCTTGATGTTGACCCGCACGGCGCCGGAGCGCTCCAGGGCGGCCATGTCGATCTCGTTGTCGAAGTGGCCGATGTTGCCCAGGATGGCCTTGTTCTTCATCGCCTTCATGTGGTCGAGGGTGATGATGTCCTTGTTGCCGGTCGAGGTGACGACGATGTCGGCGTCGCCGATCGCGCCCTCCACGGTGACCACGTCGAAGCCGTCCATCAGCGCCTGCAGGGCGTTGATCGGGTCGATCTCGGTGACCTGGACGCGGGCGCCCTGGCCGGCCAGCGATTCGGCGCAGCCCTTGCCGACGTCGCCGTAGCCGCAGATCAGCACCTTCTTGCCGCCGATCAGCACGTCGGTGCCGCGGTTGATGCCGTCGATCAGGGAGTGCCGGGTGCCGTACTTGTTGTCGAACTTGCTCTTGGTGACCGAGTCGTTGACGTTGATCGCCGGGAAGGACAGCTCACCGGCGGCGGCGAACTGGTAGAGCCGCAGCACACCGGTGGTGGTCTCCTCGGTGACGCCCTTGACCGACTCGGCGATGGTGGTCCACTTCGTCTTGTCGGCCTCGAAGCGCTCCCGCAGGACGCCGAGGAACACCTTCCACTCGGCCGGGTCGTCGTCCTCGGCGGGCGGCACCACACCGGCCTTCTCGTACTGCGCACCGCGCAGCACCATCATGGTGGCGTCGCCGCCGTCGTCGAGGATCATGTTCGCCGGCTCGCCGGGCCAGGTCAGCATCTGCTCGGCCGCCCACCAGTACTCCTCGAGCGTCTCGCCCTTCCAGGCGAACACCGGGGTGCCCTCGGGCTTCTCGGGGGTGCCGTGCGGGCCGACGACCACGGCCGCGGCGGCGTGGTCCTGGGTGGAGAAGATGTTGCAGGACGCCCAGCGCACCTCGGCGCCCAGGGCCACCAGGGTCTCGATCAGCACCGCGGTCTGCACGGTCATGTGCAGCGAACCCGAGATCCGCGCGCCCTTGAGCGGCGCCACCTCGGCGTACTCGCGACGCAGCGCCATCAGGCCGGGCATCTCGTGTTCGGCCAGTCGGATCTCCTTGCGGCCGAACTCGGCCAGGGACAGGTCTGCGACCTTGTAGTCGATCCCGTTGCTGCTATCGGCGGTCAGCGTCATTCGAAATAGCTTCCTTCGCGGTCCAGTGACTTGGCTCGTTTACACGGTAGACGGCCAGCGGGGCGGTCGCCCGGGCGGATCAGTCGGTCTGGATCACACCGTACCGCTCGCCGAACGGCGTCATCAGCCTTGCCAGATCTCCCGCGACGTCGTGGTCGGCCTCCGGCGGCATCGACACGTAGCTCATGGCCAGCCGGACGATCGCGCGGGCCAGTACCCCGGCGTCCTCCTCGCTGCACGCCACCCAGCTGTTCATCAACGAGTCGGTGAGTTTGGTCGAGGCCCGCGAGATGATCGGGGCGCTGTCGGTGGTGATCAGCTGCAGCAGGTCCGGTTTTGCGACACCGGTCAGCAGCGAGATCACCAGCGGGTCGGCGGCCGATTCGGTGAAGAAGGACCGGAATCCCTCCAGGAACGCCGAATACATCTGGCCGACGTTGTTGTCCATCGCGTCGCCGACGGCGTCGACGAGGCGGTCGGCCAGCCGCAGCGCGTAGCCCTGGGCCAGGCCCTGCCGCGATCCGAACTCGTTGTAGATGGTCTGCCGGCTGACCCCGGCCGCCTTGGCGACATCGGAGAGCGTGATCGACGACCAGTCCTTGGCCAGCAGCAGGTCGCGCATGGCGTCGAGCACCATTTCGCGTAGCAGTCCGCGGGAGGCCTCGGCGTAGGAGGCGGCCCGGCGGCCCGGCTGCTGCGTGCTACTCACACGCGCGACAATAACGCCTCCGGCGACCGCGTTCGGTGCGGCCGCGGTCACGGCCGGACGACTTCCACCATTTCGAAGTCGGATTTGGCCGCGCCGCAGTCCGGGCAGCTCCAGTCCTCGGGGATGTCGTCCCAGCGGGTGCCCGGGGCGATACCGTCCTCCGGCCAGCCCTTGGCCTCGTCGTACTCGAATCCGCACTGCACGCAGACAAACAGCTTGTACGCGTCGCTCATGAGGGGGCTCCTACCGGTTCGAAGTCGATCTTCTCGCGCACCCCGCAGTCCGGGCAGGTCCAGTCGTCGGGCACCTGGTCCCAGCCGGTGCCGGGCGGGAATCCTTCCCGCGCAGCGCCTTTGGTCTCGTCGTAGACGTAGTCGCAGATCGGACAGCGGTAGCTGCTCACTGGTCCACCGCCGGGGAGCCGTACCGGGCCAGCACCTTGTCGCGCACCCGCGGGGCGATGTTCACCCGGCTGATGTCGCCGTCGTAGTGCTCGAGCACCCGGTGGTCCATCAGCCTGCGCCACAGGGGCGGGAAGTAGGTCAACCCGATCAGGGATGCATAGCCGCTGGGCAGATTCGGCGCGCCGTCCATGCTGCGCAGCGTCTGGTAACGCCGGGTGGGGTTGGCGTGGTGGTCGCTGTGCCGCTGCAGGTGGTACAGGAACAGGTTGGTGACGATGTGGTCGGAGTTCCAGCTGTGCGCGGGTGTGCAGCGCTCGTAGCGGCCGCTGGCGGTCTTCTGCCGCATCAGGCCGTAGTGCTCGAGGTAGTTGACCGCCTCGAGCAGGCTGAAGCCGAACACCGCCGAGATCAGCATGTACGGGACCAGCGCCAGACCGAACACCGCGATCAGCACGCCCCAGAACAGCACCGACATGGCCCACGCGTTGAGTACGTCGTTGGACGGATACGTTCTCGGATCCCACGGGCTGCGCCCGCCGCGCCGCAGCCGGGCGGCCTCGAGCTGCCAGGACGACTTCAGGCCGCCCCACACGCTGCGCGGCAGGAATTCCCAGAACGTCTCGCCGAACCGGCCCGACGCCGGATCCTCAGGCGTGGCGACGCGGACGTGGTGGCCGCGGTTGTGCTCGATGTAGAAGTGGCCGTACCAGGTCTGGGCGAGGGTGATCTTGGACAGCCAGCGTTCCAGGGCGGCCTTCTTGTGGCCCAGTTCGTGGGCGGTGTTGATGCCGACGCCGCCGAGCACGCCGACCGACAGCGCCAGCCCGATCTTGGCCGGCCAGCCCAGTGCGCCGTCGAAGCCCAGCCAGCTCAGGTCGGACGCGGTGAACAGGTAGGCGCCGACGACGACGCTGGCGTACTGGAACGGGATGTAGATGTAGGTGCAGTACCGGTAGTACTTGTCGTCCTCCAGGTCCGCCATCACCGCATCGGGCGGATTCTGACCGTCCGGACCGAACCGCAGGTCCAGCAGCGGCAGCACGATGTAGAGCAGGATCGGGCCGATCCAGAACGGGACCTGCGCCGCGAGGTGCCAACCGAGGTTGTTGAGCGCCCACACCACCGGCAGCATCACGAACAGCGCGGTGGGCACGATCAGCCCCATCAGCCACAGGTAGCGCTTCTTGTCCCGCCACTGCTCGCCGCTGGCGGGCGTTGTTGCCTCCAGTGAAGTCACCGTCTACCTCCAAGTGAGTGCGATCACGTCGATGACTTGACTATAAAGCCAGATTTGTCGCCTGTCTAGACATAGAGGCAGGTCTTGTAAAGCGGCTACCGGAGGTCGGCCTCCTGCGCCTGCAAGCGCCGTCCCATCACCGAGTGCCGCCGGCTGTAGGCGAAGTAGATGACGACGCCGAGCACCATCCAGATCAGGAACCGGATCCAGGTCAGCGCGGTGAGGTTGAGCATCAGCCACACGCAGGCCACGATCGACGCGATCGGCAGCAGCGGCACCCACGGCACCCGGAAGCCCCGCTCGAGGTCCGGCCGGGTCCGACGCAACACCAGCACGCCCGCCGAGACCAGCACGAACGCGAACAGCGTGCCGACGTTGACCATCTCCTCGAGCTTGTCGATCGGGAACAGCGAGGCCGCCAGCGCGATCAGGACCGCCACGATCACGGTGATCCGCACCGGGGTCCCCCGGTCACTGGTCTTGGCCAGCGACCGCGGCAGCAGGCCGTCGCGGGACATCGCGAAGATCACCCGGGACTGCCCCAGCACCAGGACCATCACCACGGTGGTCAGACCGGCCAGCGCGCCGATCGAGATGATCTGGGCCGCCCAGTCGATCCCGTTGGCCGAGAAGGCCGTCGCCAGGTTCGCGGCCTTGCCGTCCGGGCCGGTCTTCAACTCGGTGTAGGACACCATCCCCGTGAGCACCACGGAAACCGCCACGTAGAGGACGGTCACGATGGCCAGCGCCGCCAGGATGCCCTTGGCGACGTCGCGCTGCGGGTTCTTGGTCTCCTCGGCGGTGGTCGCCACGACGTCGAAGCCGATGAACGCGAAGAACACGATGGACGCGCCGGCCAGCAGGCCGTAGACGCCGTAGTGGCTGCCCTCGGCGCCGGTCAACAGCGAGAACAGGGACTGGTCGACGCCGGTGCCGCCCGCCTCGCCGGGCTCCGAGGGCGGGATGAACGGCGTGTAGTTGACGGCCTTGATGTAGAACGCGCCGACGATGACCACCAGCAGCACCACCGCGACCTTGATGGCGGTGATGGTGGCCGAAAAGTTGGCCGAAAGCTTCGTGCCCATCGCCAACAAAACCGCCACCACCGCTACGATCAACAGGGCGCCCCAGTCCAATTGCAGGGCACCGACATCGGCGACACCGCCGGAAAATCCGAATACGGTGCCCAGGTAGGACGACCATCCCTTGGCCACCACCGCCGCACCGATGGAAAACTCCAGAATCAGGTCCCAGCCGATGATCCAGGCCATGAACTCCCCGAAGGTCGCATACGAGAAGGTGTATGCGCTCCCGGCGACCGGCACCGTCGATGCGAACTCGGCGTAGCACAGGGCGGCCAGGCCACAGGTGAACGCGGCGATGAGGAACGACACCGAGATCGCCGGGCCGGTGATGTTGCCGGCCGTCGTGGCGGTCACGGTGAAGATGCCCGCGCCGACCACCACCGAGACCCCGAAGATGGTCAGATCCCACCAGGTCAAGTCCTTGCGCAGCCGGGTCC
It encodes the following:
- a CDS encoding LppA family lipoprotein gives rise to the protein MKPRLPMLVTALALVGLLTACQQPESPILNEEATPMDLAALPTLRQTQQQMLGLIDDVRQRISEQVPAAAAWHWNREWATSGCPGEVDEGLMLYFPNLVTTHNLSTAEWDRVFPLVERLSAAAGLTEVSLPGNAENNHDARFSSADGRQLLLGAAGATVISARISCREIRDEPIRVDGEIPMPPDPPAR
- a CDS encoding dTMP kinase; translation: MLIVIEGLDGAGKRTLTEGLRGAWQAAGKTVSTLAFPRYGQSVHADVAAEALHGEHGDLADSVYAMAMLFALDRAGAAEHIAELTRTHDVVLLDRYVASNAAYSAARLRQGADGAAADWVYRLEFERFGLPRPDFQLLLDVSVELAGERARHRARNEQGRERDAYERDDELQQRTGAVYAELAAADWAGRWLTLGPQTRPADVLSAVAEG
- a CDS encoding PepSY domain-containing protein, with product MRHWGRPAALSLLAAALVMSGCSEDAAPEQTNTTAPAAETTSPPGMATAEMTTAETTSPVAAPAGKGAPVDAVERALQTAAGAVPNGRPFDLELETEDGRRVFDIEVASDGNEFEVRVNEAGTEVVGQRQAGDPGDDVAKAEAAQVDATRALQTALEREPGATVDEIQIDTERDVIVWQIELVRPDGSEAEIDVDARSGAIAGG
- the ahcY gene encoding adenosylhomocysteinase, coding for MTLTADSSNGIDYKVADLSLAEFGRKEIRLAEHEMPGLMALRREYAEVAPLKGARISGSLHMTVQTAVLIETLVALGAEVRWASCNIFSTQDHAAAAVVVGPHGTPEKPEGTPVFAWKGETLEEYWWAAEQMLTWPGEPANMILDDGGDATMMVLRGAQYEKAGVVPPAEDDDPAEWKVFLGVLRERFEADKTKWTTIAESVKGVTEETTTGVLRLYQFAAAGELSFPAINVNDSVTKSKFDNKYGTRHSLIDGINRGTDVLIGGKKVLICGYGDVGKGCAESLAGQGARVQVTEIDPINALQALMDGFDVVTVEGAIGDADIVVTSTGNKDIITLDHMKAMKNKAILGNIGHFDNEIDMAALERSGAVRVNIKPQVDEWQFDGDKSIIVLSEGRLLNLGNATGHPSFVMSNSFSNQVIAQIELWTKNDEYDNEVYRLAKHLDEKVARIHVEALGGELTKLTKEQAEYIGVDVEGPYKPDHYRY
- the alkX gene encoding TetR family transcriptional regulator AlkX, giving the protein MVARVSSTQQPGRRAASYAEASRGLLREMVLDAMRDLLLAKDWSSITLSDVAKAAGVSRQTIYNEFGSRQGLAQGYALRLADRLVDAVGDAMDNNVGQMYSAFLEGFRSFFTESAADPLVISLLTGVAKPDLLQLITTDSAPIISRASTKLTDSLMNSWVACSEEDAGVLARAIVRLAMSYVSMPPEADHDVAGDLARLMTPFGERYGVIQTD
- a CDS encoding rubredoxin; translation: MSDAYKLFVCVQCGFEYDEAKGWPEDGIAPGTRWDDIPEDWSCPDCGAAKSDFEMVEVVRP
- a CDS encoding rubredoxin, which translates into the protein MSSYRCPICDYVYDETKGAAREGFPPGTGWDQVPDDWTCPDCGVREKIDFEPVGAPS
- a CDS encoding alkane 1-monooxygenase; its protein translation is MTSLEATTPASGEQWRDKKRYLWLMGLIVPTALFVMLPVVWALNNLGWHLAAQVPFWIGPILLYIVLPLLDLRFGPDGQNPPDAVMADLEDDKYYRYCTYIYIPFQYASVVVGAYLFTASDLSWLGFDGALGWPAKIGLALSVGVLGGVGINTAHELGHKKAALERWLSKITLAQTWYGHFYIEHNRGHHVRVATPEDPASGRFGETFWEFLPRSVWGGLKSSWQLEAARLRRGGRSPWDPRTYPSNDVLNAWAMSVLFWGVLIAVFGLALVPYMLISAVFGFSLLEAVNYLEHYGLMRQKTASGRYERCTPAHSWNSDHIVTNLFLYHLQRHSDHHANPTRRYQTLRSMDGAPNLPSGYASLIGLTYFPPLWRRLMDHRVLEHYDGDISRVNIAPRVRDKVLARYGSPAVDQ
- a CDS encoding amino acid permease is translated as MISRWRTKSVEQSIADTDEPGTRLRKDLTWWDLTIFGVSVVVGAGIFTVTATTAGNITGPAISVSFLIAAFTCGLAALCYAEFASTVPVAGSAYTFSYATFGEFMAWIIGWDLILEFSIGAAVVAKGWSSYLGTVFGFSGGVADVGALQLDWGALLIVAVVAVLLAMGTKLSANFSATITAIKVAVVLLVVIVGAFYIKAVNYTPFIPPSEPGEAGGTGVDQSLFSLLTGAEGSHYGVYGLLAGASIVFFAFIGFDVVATTAEETKNPQRDVAKGILAALAIVTVLYVAVSVVLTGMVSYTELKTGPDGKAANLATAFSANGIDWAAQIISIGALAGLTTVVMVLVLGQSRVIFAMSRDGLLPRSLAKTSDRGTPVRITVIVAVLIALAASLFPIDKLEEMVNVGTLFAFVLVSAGVLVLRRTRPDLERGFRVPWVPLLPIASIVACVWLMLNLTALTWIRFLIWMVLGVVIYFAYSRRHSVMGRRLQAQEADLR